A window of Prolixibacter sp. SD074 contains these coding sequences:
- the crcB gene encoding fluoride efflux transporter CrcB → MWKEALIVGLGGGLGSIARFLSQKGVERFMDSSFPMGTFVVNIVGSLIIGIVYEMASRGNLLTPEARLFLAVGFCGGFTTFSSFAYNNLTLINERLWQYLFLNVGGSLFAGILAVYLGIIVVRVIF, encoded by the coding sequence ATGTGGAAAGAAGCACTAATTGTTGGTTTAGGAGGAGGCCTGGGGAGCATAGCCCGCTTTCTTTCGCAAAAGGGCGTTGAGCGATTTATGGACAGCTCTTTTCCAATGGGAACGTTTGTTGTAAATATTGTCGGAAGTCTCATCATCGGAATTGTTTATGAAATGGCCAGCCGGGGCAATTTATTGACCCCTGAAGCCCGTTTGTTCCTGGCGGTGGGATTTTGCGGCGGCTTCACCACGTTTTCATCTTTCGCTTATAATAATCTGACACTAATCAATGAAAGACTGTGGCAGTATCTTTTCCTGAATGTAGGCGGCAGCCTTTTTGCAGGAATATTGGCCGTCTATTTGGGAATCATTGTGGTCAGGGTTATTTTCTAA
- a CDS encoding OmpA family protein, whose amino-acid sequence MNIQKLFISRGKRYTAFILLLTILLTGCKTMNNAGKGAIIGTGAGAALGAGIGKLAGNTAIGAIIGAGVGGATGAVIGNYMDKQAAEMQKDLEGAKVERVGEGIKITFDSGILFALNSSALSQQSKDQLDKLSQILNKYSDTNILVEGHTDNTGTAEYNMKLSERRAQSVASYLEGHNVAYTRITTKGYGEEQPIVANDTPAHRALNRRVEIAIFANEKLKKAAEKGTIPITN is encoded by the coding sequence ATGAATATTCAAAAGTTATTTATCTCCAGGGGAAAGAGGTATACGGCATTTATTCTCTTACTAACCATTTTGTTAACGGGTTGTAAAACCATGAACAACGCAGGAAAAGGGGCCATTATCGGGACCGGTGCGGGCGCTGCTTTAGGCGCCGGGATTGGGAAACTGGCCGGTAATACAGCCATTGGGGCCATTATTGGTGCCGGCGTTGGCGGAGCAACCGGCGCTGTTATCGGGAATTACATGGACAAGCAGGCTGCTGAAATGCAGAAAGACCTGGAAGGCGCCAAAGTAGAGCGGGTCGGCGAAGGAATCAAAATCACCTTCGATTCCGGTATTCTTTTCGCGCTCAACTCCAGTGCGCTGAGCCAGCAGTCGAAAGACCAGCTTGACAAACTCTCGCAGATTCTGAATAAGTACAGCGACACCAATATCCTGGTGGAAGGTCATACCGACAACACCGGTACGGCAGAGTACAACATGAAATTGTCGGAGCGCCGTGCACAAAGTGTTGCATCGTACCTGGAAGGGCACAACGTGGCCTACACACGAATTACCACCAAAGGTTACGGTGAAGAACAGCCCATCGTTGCCAACGACACGCCGGCACACCGCGCGCTGAACCGCCGGGTGGAAATTGCCATTTTCGCCAACGAGAAGCTGAAGAAGGCGGCAGAAAAAGGAACCATTCCGATTACCAACTGA
- the eno gene encoding phosphopyruvate hydratase: MLIYKVVGREILDSRGNPTVEVEVTLESGVVGRAAVPSGASTGENEALELRDGDKGRYLGKGVLKAVDNVNNVIADNVIGMSALDQVALDKKLLDLDGTKTKSKLGANAILGVSLAVAKAAAAYLDMPLYRYIGGTNAKTLPVPMMNIINGGSHSDAPIAFQEFMIRPVGAPSFREGLRMGAEVFHHLKKVLSKRNLSTAVGDEGGFAPKLDGTEDALNSIIEAIKNAGYKPGRVEEGGDVSIALDCAASEFYNDGVYDYAKFEGTNGAKRNREEQVNYLADLVNKFPIDSIEDGCDEGDWDGWVMLNKKLGDKCQLVGDDLFVTNVEYLQKGIELDAANSILIKVNQIGTLTETLDAIEMAHRAGYTSVTSHRSGETEDATIADIAVATNSGQIKTGSLSRTDRMAKYNQLLRIEEELGKSAIYGYKKVKKA; encoded by the coding sequence ATGTTGATTTACAAAGTAGTCGGAAGAGAAATTCTGGATTCCCGCGGGAACCCAACAGTTGAAGTAGAAGTTACCCTCGAAAGCGGTGTTGTAGGTCGTGCTGCTGTACCGTCAGGTGCATCGACCGGCGAAAATGAAGCACTCGAACTTCGTGATGGTGACAAAGGCCGTTACCTCGGTAAAGGCGTACTGAAAGCTGTTGATAACGTAAATAACGTGATTGCCGATAATGTAATTGGCATGAGCGCTCTCGATCAGGTTGCCCTTGACAAGAAATTGCTCGATCTCGATGGTACCAAAACCAAATCAAAACTGGGTGCTAACGCCATATTGGGTGTTTCGCTGGCTGTAGCCAAAGCAGCTGCCGCTTACCTCGATATGCCCCTGTATCGCTACATCGGCGGAACCAACGCAAAAACCTTACCGGTACCGATGATGAATATCATCAACGGTGGTTCTCACTCCGATGCTCCAATTGCTTTCCAGGAATTCATGATTCGCCCGGTTGGTGCCCCTTCTTTCCGTGAAGGCCTGCGCATGGGTGCTGAAGTTTTCCACCACCTGAAAAAAGTGCTTAGCAAACGTAACCTCAGCACCGCAGTTGGTGACGAAGGTGGTTTCGCCCCGAAACTCGACGGTACCGAAGATGCACTGAACAGCATCATCGAAGCTATTAAAAACGCCGGTTACAAACCAGGTCGTGTTGAAGAAGGCGGTGATGTATCTATCGCTCTTGACTGTGCTGCTTCCGAATTCTACAATGACGGTGTTTACGATTACGCTAAATTCGAAGGCACTAACGGTGCCAAGCGTAACCGCGAAGAGCAGGTAAATTACCTGGCTGACCTGGTTAATAAATTCCCGATTGATTCAATCGAAGACGGTTGCGACGAAGGCGACTGGGACGGTTGGGTAATGCTGAACAAGAAATTGGGTGACAAATGCCAGTTGGTTGGTGACGACTTGTTTGTGACCAACGTAGAATACCTGCAGAAAGGTATCGAACTGGATGCTGCCAACTCGATCCTGATTAAAGTTAACCAGATTGGTACGCTGACCGAAACCCTCGACGCTATCGAAATGGCCCACCGTGCAGGTTACACCAGTGTGACTTCCCACCGTTCAGGTGAAACCGAAGATGCCACTATTGCTGACATTGCGGTAGCTACCAACAGCGGACAGATTAAAACCGGTTCACTGAGCCGTACCGACCGTATGGCTAAATACAACCAGCTCCTTCGCATCGAAGAAGAACTGGGTAAATCAGCTATCTACGGCTACAAAAAAGTGAAAAAAGCATAA
- a CDS encoding DUF190 domain-containing protein, which yields MQLHGKALNLRIQCGETDKYENQPLYEAIVYAARKEGMAGATVFRGVMSFGPSHSIHTIKIFALGGDLPVLIDITDTEERIRKFIPTVEELMEESGKGGLITSQEVEVHRYLPGKKHRKEE from the coding sequence ATGCAACTGCACGGAAAAGCTCTCAATCTCCGCATTCAATGTGGTGAAACCGATAAATACGAAAACCAACCGCTGTACGAAGCCATCGTTTATGCTGCCCGAAAAGAAGGCATGGCCGGTGCTACTGTATTTCGCGGTGTCATGTCATTCGGACCAAGCCACTCTATCCACACCATCAAAATATTCGCACTAGGTGGCGATCTTCCCGTTTTAATTGACATTACCGATACCGAAGAACGGATTAGAAAATTTATCCCAACCGTGGAAGAGTTGATGGAAGAATCAGGAAAAGGCGGGCTCATTACCTCACAGGAGGTGGAAGTACATCGTTACCTTCCAGGGAAAAAGCACCGGAAAGAAGAGTAA